From Hoeflea sp. 108:
ATCCCGAACGCGAAACCGCGATCGATCTGGTGCCGAACAAGCCGCGCAGCAGGCAGATCGACGTTGCGCTTTCGAACTCGTTCGGTTTCGGCGGCACCAACGCCTCGCTGGTCTTCCGGCGCTATAACGGCTGACAGGCTGTGGGTAGGGGCCTCCGAGCGGGGCCTCTGCCGTGATTTCTGCCACATTCGCGCCTAGTCTCCCGGCGGGGATTCGACGCAAAAGAGAGTGGCGAGGCAAAATGAGCATGAATACGCCAGGGCAGGGGGATGGGGCTCAGCGCGCAGCGCAGGCAAGCCCGATCGTTCCGAAAACCGCACAGGAAGCGCTGCGGCCCGAAGCCGGCACACCGCCGCCCTCGAAGCGTTCGCGCGCCTCGCGCAACCAGTTTGTCGTCTTCCTGAATTTCATGATGTCGGCCGCCGTGCTGGTGATCCTCGCCAGTGGTGCCGCACTCTATTTCGGCAAGCAGGAATTCACCGGCCAGGGCCCCTCGACGGCGCCCAGCACCTTCCTGGTCAAGCCGAGCACTGGCGTGGCCGATATTGCCGACCAGCTCGAGCGACGCGGCCTCGTCAGCGACGCCCGCATCTTCCGCCTGGGCGTGCGTGCCTATGGCAATGACGGCGCGCTGAAGGCCGGCGAATACGAGATCGAGGCCGGCGCTTCGATGCTCGACATCATGGATCTGCTGAAGAGCGGCAAGTCGGTGCAGTATTCGCTGACCATCCCGGAAGGGCTGACGGTCGAGCAGGCCTGGCAGCGTATCGCCGAGCAGGAGGCCCTGAGCGGCGATATGCCCAAGGATATCCCTGCCGAAGGCTCGCTGATCGCCGACACCCAGCGCTTTACCCGCGGCGCCAGCCGCCAACAGATCGTCAACAAGATGCTGGCTGACCAGAAAGAGCTGGTCGACAGCATCTGGGCGCGGCGCGCGCCAGACCTGCCGCTGGCCGATATCAACGAGTTCGTGACGCTGGCTTCGATCGTCGAAAAGGAAACCGCCCGGGGTGATGAGCGCTCGCGCGTTGCCGCCGTGTTCATCAACCGGCTGAACAAGGGCATGCGCCTGCAGTCCGATCCGACGATCATCTACGGCATCTTCGGCGGCAAGGGCAAACCGGCCGACCGGCCGATCTTCCGCTCCGACATCGACAAGCCGACGCCGTACAACACCTACACGATCAAGGGCCTGCCGCCGACGCCGATCGCCAACCCGGGCAAGGCATCGCTGGAGGCGGTCGCCAACCCGTCGAAGACCAAGGACCTGTACTTCGTTGCCGACGGCACCGGCGGCCACGTCTTTGCCGCGACGCTGGACGAGCACAACGAAAACGTTGCCCGCTGGCGTGCCTTTCAGCGCAAGGTCGTCGAGGACGAGAAGGCGGCAGATCAGCCCGATCCGGCCAAGAACGACGCCACGACCACAAATTCCGTCAAGAAGAAGTAAGGCGCGAGCCGACGCAAGGGACAGGCGGGCCAGATGAATTTGCAGAGCATGACCGGCTTCGCCCGCACCGCGGCGGAGCATGATGGCACAGCCATCGCCTGGGAAGTGAAGTCGGTCAACGGCAAGAGCGTCGAGGTGCGCCTGCGCCTGCCGCAAGGCTTCGACCGGCTTGAGCAGCCTGTCCGCCAGGCCGTCCAGAAGCGCTTCACCCGCGGCAATGTGCAAGCGACGCTGACGGTCAGCCGCAGCAGTGCTGGCATGGTGCAGCCCGTCATCAACGAGGTTTTCCTCAAGGATGTCGCCAATCTCGCCAACCGCTTGGTCGAGCAGTATGGCGCGGCCCCAGCGACCGCTGATGGCCTGCTGGCCCTGCGTGGCGTCTTCGATATGCCCGAGGCTGTCGAGACCGAGGAGCAGCGGGCGGCGATCGACGCTGCGATCATGAATTGTCTCGAGGCCGGGCTTGCCGGCCTGGTCGAGGCCCGCCAGGACGAGGGCGAGGCGCTGCGCAGCCTGCTGCTGGGGCATATCGCGGCTATCGAGGCGCTGACGCTGAAGGCCGAGGCTGACCCATCGCGCGAGCCGGGGCAGATTCGCCAGCGGATTGCCGAACAGGTGCAATTGCTGCTCGATGCGGCACCGGCGCTGGATGAAGCGCGGCTCAACATGGAAGCCGCCTTCCTTGCCACCAAGGCTGACATCCGCGAGGAGATTGACCGGCTGAAGACCCATGTCGCATCGGCGCGCGCGCTGCTCGCCGGCGGCGGGGCTGTTGGCCGCAAGCTCGATTTTCTCGCGCAGGAATTCAACCGCGAATCGAATACCCTATGTTCGAAGTCGAACGCCGCCGCAGTGACCGCCATCGGGCTGGAGCTTAAGGCCGTGGTCGACCAATTCCGCGAGCAGGTTCAGAATCTGGAGTAGCGCATGAGCGCCGAAAACCTTTCCAACACCATCAAGCGTCGCGGACTGATGCTGGTGCTGTCGTCGCCGTCGGGCGCCGGCAAGTCGACCATCTCGCGCAACCTGATCGAGACCGATCCGGAGCTGAAGCTGTCGGTGAGCGTGACCACCCGTCCGCGCCGCGGCAGCGAGATCGACGGTGCACACTATCACTTTACCTCGAAGCGCGAGTTCGAGCTGTTGCGCGACAACGACGCCCTGCTCGAATGGGCCGAAGTGCATGGCAATTTCTACGCCACGCCGCGCGAGCCGGTCGAGTTGGCCATGTCGCAGGGCCGTGACATGCTGTTCGACATCGACTGGCAGGGCGCCAAGCAGCTCAAGGAAAAGATGCGCGGCGACATCGTCTCGATCTTCATCCTCCCGCCCTCCATGGGCGAACTGAAGGCCCGCCTCAAGCGTCGTGCCGAGGATCAGGATGCGGTGATCGAGACGCGGCTCAAGAATGCCCGCGACGAGATCGAGCACTGGGGCGAATACGACTATGTCGTGGTCAACGAAGACCTCGACCGTGCCTTTGCCGAAGTGCGGGCGATCGTGGCCGCCGAGCGGCTGCGTCGCGACCGTCGGCCGGGCCTGTTCGATTTCGTCTCGAAGCTGCTCGACGAAAAGGTCTGATCTTTTTGCCTTCTGCCCTTGTGGGAGGTGTCGCCAGGGCGACGGATGAGGGGTGGCCGTCAGGCTGTAATCCTCATCATCCAAGCTCATTGCGCTCGCCCACCGTCTCCCGCAAAGCGGAGAAGCAGCGTCAGACCGCCTTGGCCAGGGCCACGAATTCCTCGATGCTCAGCGTCTCGGCTCGGCGGGTGGGGTCGATACCAGCAATTTCCAAGACCCGTTCGCCGCCCATGCTCTTCAGGCTCTGGCGCAGCATCTTGCGGCGCTGGCCGAAGGCCGCCTCGGTGACGCGGCCGAGAACCTTCACATCGATAGCCAGCGGCTCCGCGCGCGGCACCAGATGAACCACAGACGAGGTCACCTTGGGCGGCGGGGTAAAGGCTTGCGGCGGCACGTCGAAGGCGATCCTTGCCTCCGTACGCCAGCCGGCCAGTACGCCGAGGCGGCCATAGGCCGAACTTGTGGGTTTCGCCACGATCCGCTCTGCGACCTCGCGCTGGAACATCAGCGTCAGCGACTGATAGAAGGGTGGCCACGCCTCCACCGTCAGCCAGCGGACCAGAAGTTCCGTACCGATATTGTAGGGCAGGTTGGCGACGATCTTGACCGGGCCCGAGGCAAGTGCGGTGAAGTCGGTCTTGAGCGCATCGCCGGAAATGACCTCCAGCCGCCCAGGATAGTGTGCGGCAACCTCAGCCAGCGCAGCCATGGTGCGCTCGTCGCGTTCGATGGCGATCACGCGCTCAGCGCCATTCATGAGCAGGGCCCGTGTCAGGCCACCCGGGCCGGGGCCGACCTCGATGACGGTGACGCCGGTCAGGTCGCCGGCGGCGCGCGCAACCTTGCTTGTGAGATTGAGGTCGAGCAGGAAGTTCTGCCCGAGCGCCTTCTTGGCCTGCAGGCCGTGGCGCTCGATGACGTCGCGGAGCGGCGGCAGGCCGTCGATGCTGGTGCTCATGCCTGGCCACCCTCTACGTCGGCGAGTTGTCGGGCCAGCTTGAGCGCAGCGATCAGGCTGTCGGACCTGGCGATGCCCTTGCCGGCAATGTCGAAGGCAGTGCCGTGATCGGGCGACGTGCGGATGAAGGGCAAGCCGAGCGTGACATTGACGGTCTCGTCGAAGGCCAAGGCCTTGGCGGGGATAAGGGCCTGGTCGTGATACATGCAGATTGCGGCATCATAGCCGGCGCGGGCGCGGGCATGGAACATGGTGTCGGCGGGCAGGGGGCCGAAGACGTCGATAGCTTCCGCCTGCAACGCGTCGACGGCTGGGCGCACGACGCGCTCGTCCTCGTGGCCCATGGCTCCACCTTCGCCGGCATGCGGATTGAGGCCCGAGATCGCGATGCGCGGATTGGCGATGCCGAAACGCAGACGGAGATCGTGGGCGGTGATGCGGCTCGTTTCGACAATCGCCTCTGTCGTCAGCGCCTTTGGCACGTCGGCCAGGGCAATGTGGATGGTGACCGGCACGGCACGCAGGTCTGGACCGGCAAGCATCATCACCGGCGTGACGGGGTGGCCGAGCCTTTGGGAGGCGAGGTAGGCCAGATATTCGGTGTGGCCGGGAAAGCGGAAGCCGGCATCGTAGAGCGGCTTCTTGGCGATGGGGCAGGTGACGACGGCGGCGGCGCGACCCTCGAACGTATCGGCGACGGCGCGGTCGATGGCCTCGATGATCCCGCCTGCATTCTGCTTGTCGGGCTGGCCGGGTGTGTCGACGAGCCTTGCGGCCAAGGGTACGATCGGCAGGGCCGATGCAAAATGAGCGGCGGCGTTGGCTGGGTCGGTTTCTGTGATCTTAAGCTCGAGGCCGAGTTTGGCCGCGCGCGCAGCAACAAGCGCCGGGTCGCCAAGCAGGTAGAACGCGGGAACGTCGGCAGCCTGCCGCAGTCGCCACGCGGAGACTGCGATTTCCGGGCCGATGCCTGAGGGATCGCCAATGGTCAGCGCCAGTGGGGCGCCGGGGGCACCCACGGCTAGCGGTTGACGATGCGGGCCTTGGCCCGCAGTTCGGCGAGATATTTCTTGCTGAGCTCTTCGGCCTTTTCGTTGCCTTCCTTGCCGGCACCTTCGGCCTGGAAGACCATCTGCGCGACCTTGTCGTCGGAGACTTCACGGGCGCTGCATACGCCGATGAACTCGACGCCGCGCTCGGTCTCGCGAGCTGGCGTCACGCCGCCAGCCTTGAGCTTCTTGATGTCTTCGGCCCATTCGGGCGGCAGCTGCGGCGCGAGCACACGGCCGAGATCGCGCACGGTGACGTCGAGCAGGCCTTTGGAGAATTCACGCGTCTGTTCGCAGCCGTTGAAGCGGCCACGCATCGCGTCGGCCTCGCGCTTGCGCTTGGCGATCGAGCCGCGCTCGGATGCCGGCACCACGAAGATCACCTGCTGCAGCATATATTCGGTGGCCGAAGGCTTGGCGCCGCCCTGCTGCAGCATGCGACGCACGGCGTCCTGCTCGCTGGTTCCACCACCACCCGCTTCGGAGCGGAAGCGCGCACTGAGCGCCTGGTTCCAGCCGATCTGCGTGCGGATGTATTCCTTGAAGTGGGCCGCCGTCACACCGGCCTGAGCCAGAATCTGGTTCATCTGCTCGGGCTTGAGCTTGTTGGAGCCGGCAAAGCGGGCATAGGCGTCGTCGACCTGCTTGTCGGAGATGCGGATGCCGAGTCGCTTCATTTCCGCTTGGCGGAGCGTCTGGTCGATCATCTCCTCGCCAGCATTTCCCTTGCGCTTCTGCAGCTTGAGAAAGGCGGCGCGACGCTGGATGTCGTAGCTGGTGACCGGCACATCGTTGACGATGTACTTGATCTCGCTGGCGAAGGCCGGCGGCGCATAGACGGTCGTCGAAACAGACGTTGCCGCCACGAGCAGCGCGAAGCCTGCCGATAAGAAGTACTTTCGCATCGAAAAAGTCCCGTTCAAACCCCAGATCCGAGCCATGCCCGGATGCATATTGCCCCGTCATTGGCCGCGTTATACGGCAAAACGATGTCAGGCCGCCCCCGGCAGGTCTACGTTCGCCCCTAGAAGGTATCCTTCGCCGAGCCGAAATCGCCGAGCGTGCGGAACGAGATGTTGAAGCCCACGGTGCGTGAAACGTCGTTCGGCTTGGCGTGCTCGCGGCTCTCGACGTAGGTCATCATATAGGTGAAGCACTCGTCGTCATAGGCGAAGCCGACACCGTTCTTGACCATCAGGTCGCCCTGGATGTCGTAGGTGCCCGATCCAAACACGCGCCACTCGTCGTTGAAGCGTGCAGTGGCGCCCAACGTCACTTCGTGGCGGTCGTTGGCAAAACCGTAAAGAGGCTGCGACTCGATGAAGGCGTATTTCGCCGACACCGCGATCGGACGGGCGTCGAGGCCAGCCTTCAGCTCGGCGCGACGGACCGCGAACGTCTGTTCGTCGAAGCGACCGCTGGCCGATGCCGAGAAGCCGTTGGGGCTGGCGATGCCGACGAGCGCCACGTAATCCGAAGTGTCGCTCTCGAGACCGGAATAGGCGCCGGCATTGACCAGATCGGGTGCGGCAAACGAGTTTTCACCGGCGAGCTGGTAGGACTGGCCAACGATTGCATTGGTGGTCCAGCCATTGTTGAAGTTGCCGGTGTAGCGCAGGCCGAGATTGGCGCGCGTGCCGCCTTCCATACGGTCGTAGCCCGAGAACTTGTCACGCTCGAACAGCGACGTCGCATCGAAGACGAAACTCTGGGCATCCTCGTTGGGGATGCCGAGGCGCCCGATGTCGCCCTCGTTCGGACGCGCAAAGACCTGCGCCATCGGCTCGAGCACATGCGTCGAACTGGTCGACGAGAACAGCACTGGCCAGCGCAGCTCAAGACCCAGCGTCGCCATGTAGCGGAACAGCGACGAACGGACGTCCGCTGCAACGCCGAGGTCGCCGGCCATGTTGTTGATCGCGTCGACCGATGCATTGGAGGCGTTGAGATAGCTACCGTCGGCGCGGAACGCCATCAAAGGGGTGACCAGCAAACCGCCGTCTGTGATGATGGTGCGCTTCCACTCGGCCTCTGCTGTCAGCCGACCGGAGTTGCCCTCAAGCCCATGCACAGTGGGTGTCAAAGCCGGGTCGAATACGGTTGTGTCCAGTCCCGAGCGCTGGATGACGCGTGCGTTGACGTCGAACGACAGTTCACCGCCGGCGACAGGCATGTCGGGGATATAGGCATAGTCGAGCGACGGCAGCACCCAGGGCTGCTTGTCGGCGCGCGCCAGCGGATCGCTGTCGAGCGCGTCCTCCTGGACCTGGAAGCGCATGGCGCGCAGGTCAAAGTAGTTGCGGTCGCTTAGACCGGTCAAATAGACCTCGGAACGATGGGTGGAGTCGTTGAAGCCGTCGATCCCATAGGTGCGTGAGAAATTCTTGTCCGACTGGGCAAGAATATCCCAGCCGAAGGCCCAGCGCGGGTTGAGGTCGAAGTGCCCTTTGGTGCCGACCATGCCGCGCAGCTTGTTCGGATCGCCCGCTGGGCCCGAATCGACAGTGTTGGCGTCGAACCGGTCGGGATTTTGCTGGTTGATGCCCGCGATCTTCAGGCTGTATTCGCCGTTATTGAAGCGCTGGCGCCATTCGGCCTCGGCGAGGAAACCCTGGCGGGTGTAGCCGGTGCCTTTGACCGTGAGATCGTAGGTCGGCGAAAGCGCCAGATAGTAGGGGATGCCGAGGCTGTAGCCGAGCTTGTTGTTGTAGCCGACGCTCGGCATCAGGAAGCCGCTCTTGCGCTTGACCGTGGGGTCCGCGATTTCGAACGACGGCAAGAAGGCAATCGGGAAGCCGAAGAATTCGAAATTCGAATTCTCGAAGCGCACGGTCTTCTTCTGGCCGTTCCAGATGATTTTCTGTGCCTTGATACGCCAGATCGGCGCTTTGTCGGGCTTGTCCTCACAGGGTTCGCAAGCGGTGTAGACGCCGTTGTTGAACGTCGTCAGCACGCCGCCTTCGCGCTTGGCGCTTTCGGCTGCGAAATAGGTCTTGTCGACGGTTTCGAGACGCAGCGCGTTGACGAAGCCGTTGGCGAAGTCATCGGTGATGTCGATCTCTTGCGAGAAGATCTTGGTGCCGTCGGCATTCAGGATTTCGACGTTGCCGCTGGCGACCAGCCGCGAGGTCTTGCGGTCATAGGTGACGCGCTGGGCGACCAGGCGGTTGTCCGCATAGTCGATCTGCACGCCGCCGACGGCGGTGACCGTGTTGGCGTCGTTGTCATAGACGAGCGTGTCCGCCTCGAGCAGCATCTGCGAGCCTTCGGGCACGTCAGGCGCAAGGTCGGCGATCGTCTGGGCGGCAACCGGCGTGCTCGGCGGAACAGCGAACGCAAAAAGGCATGCGAGCGCAGTCGCAGCAAACAGGCGGGCCCTGATTTGGGCCGTCTTTTGGCTGGCCATTACGCCCCTCACCTAACCGTCCTCCCTGTAGAGCAGGAAAGTTACCCCGAAAAACATTGCTACGACGACTGGAAGCCAGGCCGCAATATAGGTCGGCACGAATCCAGCATTGCCGAATGCTTTGACCAGAACCGAAACGACATAAAGCAGAAAGCCAGCGACGACGCCACCCAGAATCATCGTTGCCGACTGCCCCATCCTCGCAAATCGCATCGACACTGTTGCAGCAATGAGTGTCATTGCCACCAGCAGGAAGGGCAGGGCGACGAGCGAGTGGAACTGCATGGCGAAGGCATTGGCGCGAAGGCCGAACGAACGAGCCACCTCGATCTTGGCGGGCAACTGGAAGAACGGGATCGTTTCCGGGCGCGCCAGCCGCTCCTGGACGAATTCCGGTTTGAGATTGGTAGGCACCCGGTCTGTCGGTTCAGCGACGAAATTCTCACCGCCCTTCATGCTCCGGACGTCCACCAACTCCCAGTAGCCGTCGCGCAGATAGGCACGCCGCGCATCCTTGCGGCCGACCATGTTGCCGTCATTGTCGAAAATGAAGAACACGGCGTCGGACAGTTCAAGGCCCTGGTTGAGAACCGCACGGGCGCCGATGATGACTTCCTCGTCCTTCGTCTTCTGACGCAGCCACGGCGCCGAGAAGGCCGAGACCGAATTGGACTGGCGCGAGCGCAGCTCCGATTCGAGGTTTTCCGAATGCGAGAAGCCGTAGGCTGCGATCGGGTTAAGGATGCCGACGGTGACGAGGCCGAAGAACAACGCGCCGGCGCAGCAAGGCAGCAGGAACTGCCAGGCCGAGATGCCGGCGGCGCGGGCTATCACCAGTTCGTAGCGCCGGTTGAGCGAGATCAGCGTCGCCATGGCGCCGAACAGCGCCACGAAAGGCACCGTCTGCTGCATGATCATCGGCACGCGCAACGCCGATACGGTGAGCGCGATGCTGAACTTGAAGCCCGGCAGGCCGCCGACATTGCTCGAGAATTCGGTGACGTCGATGATGAAGATCAGCGCGAAGATGCCGACGAAGAACCACGTCGTGATGACGACGTAGCGGAAGAAGAAATAACGGCCGAGTGTCCAGCCCATCACGCGGCTCCCTGGCCGGATGCGCCGCCGCCCCAGAGGCGAAGGCGCAAGGCTGTCATGGCGTCGCTGAAGCGCGCGAACCGCGACGCGATCCAGTCGGCGGTGGCGACGGGCAGTTCCATCGATTTGTTGTTGCGAATGAACCAGATCGCCAACAGCGAGGCGCCGATCGGCACGCCGTAGACGGCAAAGCCCAGCCACGGCACGGTTTCAGCCTTGCTGTCGGCGAAGAACCCAAGCCAGCGGAAGAACAGCGCGATGCCGATGGTGGTGATCAGCGGATGGATGCGGGCGTCGCGGTGCGAACGGGCGTCGCCCGCAACCGCGAGCGCGATCAGTGCGAATGTGATCGGGTATAGCCACTCGGTGAAGCGCCGATCGAGTTCCGCTTTGAAGGCGTCGGGATTGCGCTGGTAAACCTTGTCGTTGGCGGGCGGGTTCATAAGATAGAGCGTGCCGCGGTCTTTCGGCCGCATAGTTACTTCCTGTGCGGCGGAGCTGAATTCGCTGAGGTCGAAGGCGTAGGAATCGAAGCTGATGACCGAGACCTCACCGGCTGGTGCCTTGCGGTGGATGACGCCATTTTCCATGACGAGCATCTGCTTGTTGTCGCGCTTAATGAAGGCACCCGACTTGGCATAGTAGATCAGGTCGACATTCTTCTCGCGCGAATCGGCGACGAAGATACGGCCCAGGCCACCATCCGGCAGGCGCTCGCCGACCTGCACGAACAGGCCTTCGTCGACCTTGCGGAACGAGCCTTCCTGGATGATCAGCGACAGGAGATCGGCGCGTGACGTCGCGACAAGTTCGCGGTTGCGCTGGCGTGCCATCGGGTCTGCTACATTGTCGATGACGAAGGAGAACAGGCTGGCGCCGATGGCCAGGATGAGGATCGGCCGGATCACTGTCATGCGCGAGGCGCCGGCCGCATTGATCACCACCAGTTCGGAATCGCCGTTCATGGTGCTGAGCGTCTGCGCGACCGCGATGATGACGGCGAAAGGCACGACTATGGGGATGATGGTCGGCAAGATCAGCGCTGCTACCTCGAAGAAGGTCAACGCCGACTGGCCGCTGTCGGTGACGAGGTCGATGCGGCCCAGCACCTGGGTGGTCCAGACGATCGCCAAAGTCCAGGTCAGCGCCGCAATGAACACCGCGAACGCACGACGCAGGATGTAGCGCTCTACGACCTTCATTGGATGATCAGGATTCCGTGTTTCCGACTTGGCTGGTCGACACGATCGCGTCTGGCCAGTGTCTCTAAGCTATAGTCCCAGGCTTGCCGGCACAACCAGCGCCCCCAGGCCGGCATCGTTTCAACGCCATGTTTCCGCCGACCCGACTCTCGAACCTATTGGCTAAGAAAGGCCGAAGAGAGATGGTTAATGCAAGGTCGCCAGCGACATTTCGTCTTTACCTATAGTGAGCCTGGATGACGGGAGGTTTGCCAAAAAGTCGAAAACGACCAAATGTCGCGCACAATCTGAATGACATCCGAAAGCAGGGCATCATGACTTCCAAGCCGTCGATCAGTTTCGCCAAGGCAGGTGTGCCGAAAAAGGGCAGCGTGTTCGTCTTCTCCGCCGAAGATGGTGGCTTGAGCGATGCAGCGCGCACCTGCGATCCGGCCAAGACGCTTGATCGCGCCTTCCCGGTCGCCGATTTCACCGGCAAGTTCGGCGCCGTCGTCGAGGTGCTGGCGCCCGAGGGGACTGCCGTCGACAGGCTGGTTGCCGTCGGCGCCGGTAAGGCTGCGTCGCTCGACGAATATTCCTGGCTGAAGCTCGGCGGCACGGTTGCCGGCCAGTTGCGCAAGGCAAC
This genomic window contains:
- the mltG gene encoding endolytic transglycosylase MltG, encoding MSMNTPGQGDGAQRAAQASPIVPKTAQEALRPEAGTPPPSKRSRASRNQFVVFLNFMMSAAVLVILASGAALYFGKQEFTGQGPSTAPSTFLVKPSTGVADIADQLERRGLVSDARIFRLGVRAYGNDGALKAGEYEIEAGASMLDIMDLLKSGKSVQYSLTIPEGLTVEQAWQRIAEQEALSGDMPKDIPAEGSLIADTQRFTRGASRQQIVNKMLADQKELVDSIWARRAPDLPLADINEFVTLASIVEKETARGDERSRVAAVFINRLNKGMRLQSDPTIIYGIFGGKGKPADRPIFRSDIDKPTPYNTYTIKGLPPTPIANPGKASLEAVANPSKTKDLYFVADGTGGHVFAATLDEHNENVARWRAFQRKVVEDEKAADQPDPAKNDATTTNSVKKK
- a CDS encoding YicC/YloC family endoribonuclease; amino-acid sequence: MNLQSMTGFARTAAEHDGTAIAWEVKSVNGKSVEVRLRLPQGFDRLEQPVRQAVQKRFTRGNVQATLTVSRSSAGMVQPVINEVFLKDVANLANRLVEQYGAAPATADGLLALRGVFDMPEAVETEEQRAAIDAAIMNCLEAGLAGLVEARQDEGEALRSLLLGHIAAIEALTLKAEADPSREPGQIRQRIAEQVQLLLDAAPALDEARLNMEAAFLATKADIREEIDRLKTHVASARALLAGGGAVGRKLDFLAQEFNRESNTLCSKSNAAAVTAIGLELKAVVDQFREQVQNLE
- the gmk gene encoding guanylate kinase; the encoded protein is MSAENLSNTIKRRGLMLVLSSPSGAGKSTISRNLIETDPELKLSVSVTTRPRRGSEIDGAHYHFTSKREFELLRDNDALLEWAEVHGNFYATPREPVELAMSQGRDMLFDIDWQGAKQLKEKMRGDIVSIFILPPSMGELKARLKRRAEDQDAVIETRLKNARDEIEHWGEYDYVVVNEDLDRAFAEVRAIVAAERLRRDRRPGLFDFVSKLLDEKV
- the rsmA gene encoding 16S rRNA (adenine(1518)-N(6)/adenine(1519)-N(6))-dimethyltransferase RsmA, with amino-acid sequence MSTSIDGLPPLRDVIERHGLQAKKALGQNFLLDLNLTSKVARAAGDLTGVTVIEVGPGPGGLTRALLMNGAERVIAIERDERTMAALAEVAAHYPGRLEVISGDALKTDFTALASGPVKIVANLPYNIGTELLVRWLTVEAWPPFYQSLTLMFQREVAERIVAKPTSSAYGRLGVLAGWRTEARIAFDVPPQAFTPPPKVTSSVVHLVPRAEPLAIDVKVLGRVTEAAFGQRRKMLRQSLKSMGGERVLEIAGIDPTRRAETLSIEEFVALAKAV
- the pdxA gene encoding 4-hydroxythreonine-4-phosphate dehydrogenase PdxA, which translates into the protein MGAPGAPLALTIGDPSGIGPEIAVSAWRLRQAADVPAFYLLGDPALVAARAAKLGLELKITETDPANAAAHFASALPIVPLAARLVDTPGQPDKQNAGGIIEAIDRAVADTFEGRAAAVVTCPIAKKPLYDAGFRFPGHTEYLAYLASQRLGHPVTPVMMLAGPDLRAVPVTIHIALADVPKALTTEAIVETSRITAHDLRLRFGIANPRIAISGLNPHAGEGGAMGHEDERVVRPAVDALQAEAIDVFGPLPADTMFHARARAGYDAAICMYHDQALIPAKALAFDETVNVTLGLPFIRTSPDHGTAFDIAGKGIARSDSLIAALKLARQLADVEGGQA
- a CDS encoding peptidylprolyl isomerase, with translation MRKYFLSAGFALLVAATSVSTTVYAPPAFASEIKYIVNDVPVTSYDIQRRAAFLKLQKRKGNAGEEMIDQTLRQAEMKRLGIRISDKQVDDAYARFAGSNKLKPEQMNQILAQAGVTAAHFKEYIRTQIGWNQALSARFRSEAGGGGTSEQDAVRRMLQQGGAKPSATEYMLQQVIFVVPASERGSIAKRKREADAMRGRFNGCEQTREFSKGLLDVTVRDLGRVLAPQLPPEWAEDIKKLKAGGVTPARETERGVEFIGVCSAREVSDDKVAQMVFQAEGAGKEGNEKAEELSKKYLAELRAKARIVNR
- a CDS encoding LPS-assembly protein LptD — translated: MASQKTAQIRARLFAATALACLFAFAVPPSTPVAAQTIADLAPDVPEGSQMLLEADTLVYDNDANTVTAVGGVQIDYADNRLVAQRVTYDRKTSRLVASGNVEILNADGTKIFSQEIDITDDFANGFVNALRLETVDKTYFAAESAKREGGVLTTFNNGVYTACEPCEDKPDKAPIWRIKAQKIIWNGQKKTVRFENSNFEFFGFPIAFLPSFEIADPTVKRKSGFLMPSVGYNNKLGYSLGIPYYLALSPTYDLTVKGTGYTRQGFLAEAEWRQRFNNGEYSLKIAGINQQNPDRFDANTVDSGPAGDPNKLRGMVGTKGHFDLNPRWAFGWDILAQSDKNFSRTYGIDGFNDSTHRSEVYLTGLSDRNYFDLRAMRFQVQEDALDSDPLARADKQPWVLPSLDYAYIPDMPVAGGELSFDVNARVIQRSGLDTTVFDPALTPTVHGLEGNSGRLTAEAEWKRTIITDGGLLVTPLMAFRADGSYLNASNASVDAINNMAGDLGVAADVRSSLFRYMATLGLELRWPVLFSSTSSTHVLEPMAQVFARPNEGDIGRLGIPNEDAQSFVFDATSLFERDKFSGYDRMEGGTRANLGLRYTGNFNNGWTTNAIVGQSYQLAGENSFAAPDLVNAGAYSGLESDTSDYVALVGIASPNGFSASASGRFDEQTFAVRRAELKAGLDARPIAVSAKYAFIESQPLYGFANDRHEVTLGATARFNDEWRVFGSGTYDIQGDLMVKNGVGFAYDDECFTYMMTYVESREHAKPNDVSRTVGFNISFRTLGDFGSAKDTF
- the lptG gene encoding LPS export ABC transporter permease LptG; this translates as MMGWTLGRYFFFRYVVITTWFFVGIFALIFIIDVTEFSSNVGGLPGFKFSIALTVSALRVPMIMQQTVPFVALFGAMATLISLNRRYELVIARAAGISAWQFLLPCCAGALFFGLVTVGILNPIAAYGFSHSENLESELRSRQSNSVSAFSAPWLRQKTKDEEVIIGARAVLNQGLELSDAVFFIFDNDGNMVGRKDARRAYLRDGYWELVDVRSMKGGENFVAEPTDRVPTNLKPEFVQERLARPETIPFFQLPAKIEVARSFGLRANAFAMQFHSLVALPFLLVAMTLIAATVSMRFARMGQSATMILGGVVAGFLLYVVSVLVKAFGNAGFVPTYIAAWLPVVVAMFFGVTFLLYREDG
- the lptF gene encoding LPS export ABC transporter permease LptF translates to MKVVERYILRRAFAVFIAALTWTLAIVWTTQVLGRIDLVTDSGQSALTFFEVAALILPTIIPIVVPFAVIIAVAQTLSTMNGDSELVVINAAGASRMTVIRPILILAIGASLFSFVIDNVADPMARQRNRELVATSRADLLSLIIQEGSFRKVDEGLFVQVGERLPDGGLGRIFVADSREKNVDLIYYAKSGAFIKRDNKQMLVMENGVIHRKAPAGEVSVISFDSYAFDLSEFSSAAQEVTMRPKDRGTLYLMNPPANDKVYQRNPDAFKAELDRRFTEWLYPITFALIALAVAGDARSHRDARIHPLITTIGIALFFRWLGFFADSKAETVPWLGFAVYGVPIGASLLAIWFIRNNKSMELPVATADWIASRFARFSDAMTALRLRLWGGGASGQGAA